The following nucleotide sequence is from Pedobacter sp. PACM 27299.
GCCTCTTGCGCAGAAATAATATCATTAATCTTATGATAAGTCAGGTCAGAGGTGATCTCTATTGCTTTTAGCATATACAATAGCCAATTTTTCCAGTTCCCTCTCTGACTAATTCCAGACAATCCTGCATAATAATCTTCCTTATGCTTCATGATATAACTACTTAAAAACAAAATCGGATAATCCAATAACCTCTTATTTGTCAGATAATGAATATTGAAGATTCTACCAGTACGTCCATTTCCATCCCTAAAAGGGTGAATTGCCTCAAATTGAAAATGAGCAATTGCCATCTTGATCAGAGGGTCAATAGGGTATTTCAAATCATCATTTAAAAAATCAATCAGATTGTCCAGTTTTCCTTCTATAACTCCCTTCCCTCTCGGTGGTGTATAAGATGCCTTTCCAGCATTTGGCCCAGTTCCTGATTCTTTTATGTAAATTTGGGCTATGGGCGTCCGAATTCCATCGCTAAACTGGCTAACTACCTGGTACATTTTTATAAAATATGCTTTATCAAATTGCCCGCTGATTTTCAGATGATCATAGCCTAGCCATAATGCTTCCCTATAATTAAGAATTTCTTTTGTAGGACCATCTGATTGTTTTGCTTCATCTTCACTATAGGCTTTATAAAGTTCATCATCTGTAGTAAAGATATTTTCAATTGCACTTGAAGCTTTTGCTTCCTGTAAACTGATAGAATTTAT
It contains:
- a CDS encoding Fic family protein, with the translated sequence MAYKINADRNKPWNDLPDLPIDKNLYEDLEIYKQLGEAKAAIGRLQGRSIAIPNQALLINSISLQEAKASSAIENIFTTDDELYKAYSEDEAKQSDGPTKEILNYREALWLGYDHLKISGQFDKAYFIKMYQVVSQFSDGIRTPIAQIYIKESGTGPNAGKASYTPPRGKGVIEGKLDNLIDFLNDDLKYPIDPLIKMAIAHFQFEAIHPFRDGNGRTGRIFNIHYLTNKRLLDYPILFLSSYIMKHKEDYYAGLSGISQRGNWKNWLLYMLKAIEITSDLTYHKINDIISAQEAILSAVIEEGNILRPESLVSALFSQPYTRVKHFTSMGLYAENTARKYLDQLTGLEILEKRTIQGANYYLNLELYRILSE